The sequence aaaaaaaaaaaaaaaaaaatcattttgagatAACACATTAAGCCAAATCAACTCCCtcaaatactaattttatttatttagtgagttgtattttttgagacaggcttgctccgttgcccaggctgcagtgcagtagcatgatcttggctcactgcaatctctgcctccccagttccagcgattctcctgccccagcttcccgagtaactgggattacagctgtgcgccaccatgcctggctaagttttgtattttcagtagagacggggtttcaccatgttggtcaggctgatctcataACAATGCCTTCCTTCATAAGCAATGcctaaggctgggcgtggtggtttatgcctgtaatcccagtactttgggaggctgaggtgggcggatcacttgagctcaggagttcaacaccagcctggccaacatggcaaaacgccatctctactaaagatacaaaaaatattgggtgtggtggcacgcacctgtagtcccggctacctggggggctgaggtaggaagatcacttgaacccaggaggttgacgctacagtgagctgacatcacacatcactacactcccacctgggtgacaaagtgagaccctgtctcaatcccCAAAAACCAACGATGCCCAGACAATCAAAAAAGTAATTATCTGGGTAATTTAGACATTTATTTATCAGCTGAGGCTCAGGTCATTCTGATTTCCTGAGTGCTCTTCAAAGGAATccagaaatgaaaatatcaaattaGCAACATTAACAATAAAGTCCATCTCCTGTGGCAACAAGCTTGCTGAGGAACCTGTTTATGTTTGTCCCTGCCTGGGGATTCAAGAAGTGAATGTGGAGAAGTAGTCTAGCCCAGGGAGTGAAGCTCCAGCTGCAGTGAGGTTCTGGCCTTTCATCTCTTGCTACCATTTGGATCTAAAAACAacagttggccgggcgtggtggctcaagcctgtaatcccagcactttgggaggccgagacgggcggatcacgaggtcaggagatcgagaccatcctggctgacacggtgaaaccccgtctctactaaaaaatacaaaaaactagccgggcgaggtggcgggcgcctgtagtcccagctactcgggaggctgaggcaggagaatggcgtgaacccgggaggcggagcttgcagtgagccgagatccggccactgcactccagcctgggcgacagagcgagactccgtctcaaaaaaaaaaaaaaaaaaaaaaaaacaacagttagTGGTAGTTGGTAGTTGATGAGAAAGGTGGTAGTTGATGAGATTGCCCCATTGCCTAGATTTTCATTTGTCACTTAGAATATTTCTATGGAAAGGGTAGATAAAGAAGACAGCTGGTGAAGATGGAAGAGAATGGATGGACCTCAATCTGTAAGACCTGgcttggggtggggtgagggtggaggtAGTGGCGATGACAGAATCTTAATTAGAGCCAAGAGAcatctcaaattattttcttcacagatCATTCTGAGGTCAAGAAGTGACATGACGGGTGAAATAGCACAGTTAGTGTCAGTGTTGgggttttgtattgttttctttccagACCCCAGGTGCATATACGGTGAAGACTGTCGACTATGTGAAAGGGCTCAGGGAGGGCCAAATATCTATGGAAAAAGGCTGGGTTGGGACCTCCAACCCCACACTGTAGCCTAACAGTAGGGGAAGCCATGCTGTGGCCGTGACAACTGAAGACATCCGTCCCAAACTctggaaaggaagagggagggggcTGATGTTTGCCCAGGCCTCCGTGGGGAGGAGGGCTGGGCGGTAGGCGGTGGGGTGGGTGGAAACCAGCGTACTGCTAGGCGGAAGGGCGGAGCTTCAGGTCTCCATGGAGGCAGCTTCTCCTAGCAACTCGACGGGCGTTGAGCAGAGACGCTGGCCTGATGGACGCCGACAGCCTCCTGCTGTCTCTGGAGCTGGCGTCCGGCAGTGGGCAGGGCCTCAGCCCGGACCGTCGGGCCTCGCTGCTCACGTCTCTTATGCTGGTTAAGCGCGACTACCGCTACGATCGGGTTCTCTTCTGGGGCCGCATCCTTGGCCTCGTCGCCGATTACTACATCGCGCAGGGCCTGAGTGAGGACCAGCTCGCACCGCGCAAGACGCTCTACAGGTGAGGAGGCCCCCGGGGCGGGGCCGCCGCCGGACCCCAGAGGGTGGCTACCTAGAGGCAGGGCGGGGTGGGCGGGTCGTAGCAATTGAAAGGGGCAGAGCCCATGGAGCCAAGGGAGATGTGGGCGGGATCTGAGATGAGTGGAATTGGGAAGGGCCTAGGGCCTGGTGGGGCGGGCCTGGGGACGGTCAAGAGGTGGTTGAGGGAAAAGGCAGGGTTGGGGAAGTCGCGGAATCCGAGGCTAGGGCGGAGCCTGAGGGGGCGGGGCAATGGACGGGGTAGGTCCCGGAGGGCGGGGCCCTGGGAGAGCGTGTTCTCCGCCTGAGGAGGCCAAGAGAAACTTAGATGCAGATGGGTTTATAAGAGAGGCAGGGCCAAGAACGCAGGTGAAGCAGTGGGAAGGTTTCTGGAAAATGCGGACCTGGAGAAGAAACCAGGTTCCAACCAAGTGCTGGCTCAGTTTGGAGGAGGGTCAGACGCCCGAGGGAGTGGGTGGTGCTCTTTGATGGAGGTGTCTGCTCTGCAGCTGGAGGCGCTTTTGGAAGTAGAGAACGAATGCGGAATGGGGAGAGAGCTGGGGAAAATTCCCTGGTCACTACCATACTTCCTGGTCACTACCATATAGGACCATccagactatttatttatttttgtttcgagacagagtctcgctctgtcacccagactggtttGCAGtgtcgccatcttggttcactgccccctccgcttcccgggttcaagcgattctcctgcctcagcctcccgagtagctgggattacgggcacgcgccactacacccggttatttatttatttatttattcttattttcgtaattttagtagagacagggtttcactatgttggttaggctggtcttgaactcctggcctcaagtaatccacccacattggcctcccaaagtgctgggattacaggcgtgagccaccacgcccagccagcctCTTTTTGACTAAAGGGGAGCTTACTACCTTATAAAGCAGTCTATTcggtcagcctgggcaatatagcaagacctcatccattaaaaaaaaaaaaaaaaaaaaaggcagggcgtggtggctcacgcctttaattccagcactttgggaggccgaggcgggaggatcacgaggtcagaagactgagaccatcctggctaacacagtgaaacccgtctctactgaaaatacgaaaaattaacctggtgtagtagcgggcgcgtgtagtcccagctactcgggaggctgaggcagaattgcttgaactcgcgaggcggaggttgcagtgagccgtcatcatgccactgcactccagcctgggtgacagagcgagactctgtctccgaaaagaaaacaatttacagggcatggtggtgtgcacctgtagtcccagctactcagtaagctgaggtgggaggattgagcccaagagttcaaagttGCAGTTAGCTATGGATCActattgcgctccagcctgggtgacagagagagaccctgtctctaaataaataaataggccagcaCGGCTTATTTATTTAGGGAACAGTTAGACAAACTTGTTGGCTGGGGAAGGCTCAGAGTGTTTGGGAGAACAGTAGTATGATGTTGTGTAGAACTGGTTCTAGAGGCAAAAGGATATGGAACTTTGTTTATAGAACATGGGGAGCTACTGAGGGGCTTGCAAGAAGAGCCTGCTCAGATCAGAGTGGGCAGAATGGCCTGAAAGTGTGGTGAGCACTGTGGTTAGGAGTCCATTGTAGTGTCCGTATGAATGAGGCCTGAAAGGAAGATGTAGCCCAGGGAATGCAGAGGAGGGGATGGGTTGGAAAGATTTAAGTACTAGAATTGTCAGGACATGTGAGGTTGAATAAGGATTGTTATAAAGAAGAGGTCAAGGCTGACCCCTCCTAGCTTAGGCAGCTGAGTAAATTAAGTACTAATACCACTCAGTAGGAGAGAATTCAGGGGCAGGACTAGGGAAGACATAGTGAATTTGGTGTGAGGTACCTGAGTTACAAGGTGTTAAGAAAGTATATTAAAGTACAGATGTGgaatacagaagaaaaagttGAACTGAAGATAGAGATTTGggattcatttcattttattctatgagcatttgctgagcacctactgtgtgctgtcATGTGTGAGGCATTGATTTAGGCACTAGGAGCTCAGTGGTAAATGAAATCCTTGTCTTTATGGAGCTTACATTGTAGTGTGTGTTTAGGGGACAGGGAAGGAAAGATAGACAATAGCTAAACACACACATCTGTTACATATCAGATGATGTTAAAAGCTAAGGGGGATAGATAATACaggatgggccaggtgcagtggctcgtgcctgtaatcccagcactttgggaggccgaggcaggcggattgcctgaggtggggagtttgagaccagcctgaccaacatggagaaaccctgtctccactaaaaatacaaaattagttgggcgtggtgttgcaagcctgtagtcccagctacttgggaggttgaggcaggagaatcgcttgaacctgggaggcagaggttgcagtgagctgagattgcaccattgcactccagcctgggcaacaagagtgaaactccgtcacacacacacacacacacacacacacacacacacacacacacacagcgaaTACAGGATGGGgtactattttaaatagtttgGTCAGGGATAGCCTCTTTGATAAGGTCACATTTGACAAGATACCTGAAGTGACTGAGAGAGTGAACTACTTAAATATCCGCGGGAAGAGAATTCTAGGCAAGTGCAAATGCCCTTGTGCTTAGTGTGTTTGTGGAACCCAATGGAGACTAGTGTGGCTAGAGAAGAATGAGTGAGGGGAGTGTTGTAGGACAcaagactcagagaggtgaggGGTAGGAAACAATCACGCAGGGCCTTGTGGGGCATTGTAAGACTTGGCttaatgggaagccattggaaggttccgcagaggagtgacatgacgGCTTAGGTGTGAACAGTTGGGTGGGGACTAGTCCAAAGGCGGAATAGATGTGGAGGCAGGAAGACTAGTTAGGAGTCTATGGTAATATCTAGACAGTAGGGAATGGTGGCTTGGGCCAGGGTGGGAGCTTTGGAAGTGGTTGGATTCTGGATACGGACTAGGTAGTAGCTGGGGCTCTGGAAGGCAGGTGGGTAAgactgcaaaaagaaaagaagggtgaGAATAGGTCCCTGGAAATACTTAAGaccctggagaaggaggaaggaagatgtCAGAGGAAATAGAACTGGATGGAGATGCATTTGTTGGCTGTTAGGTGTCATGGATGGCCTTCTCCCAAGCAGTTTCTTGAAGTGGTGGGGGCAGAAATCATGGCATAGTGGGCTGAAGAGTGAAAAGGATGGGGAGGAAAGGCCCCCACAGGGCAATTGTTGTTCTCAGATTATTGTTGAGAgttgggaaagagggagggaaggacaggAACAGCATTTTCTAGAAGGACATGGATTTGGGGGGGCTGCTGTTTTAGTAGGCtgagtagtttttttgttttgtttttgtttttgtttttttgagacggagttttgctcttgctgcccaggccaaattgcaatggcatgatctcggctcactgcaacctctgcctcctgggtttgagcgattctcctgccttggcctcccgaatagctgggattacaggcacctgccaccaggcctggctaatttttttttgtatttttagtagagacagggtttcaccatgttggccaggctggtcttgagtgatctgcccacttcggcctcccaaagtactgggagtacaagcatgagccaccgtgcctggccagctgaGCAGTTTTTATGTTGAGGGGGAACTGGTGGAGAGTGAAGGGCAGGAAGATGAGCAGAGGCCAGACTGGGGACCTAGGCCCAGGGTATATTTGAGAGGAGTGGGAAGGACCTCCTCTCCCAGCAGCAGGAAGTGAGAAAGAAGGGACCGGGTGGGCCTGGTGAGTGCTCCCAAAGGGCTCAAAGGAGAAGTCCTTGAGCATAGGCTAGGCATTTCTGAGAAATGGGACGAAATGGTTGTGCTGTTGACTCAGTAGGCAGGCTGAGCATGAATTTAGGGCCCACCAAAACATGGGTCCACACAACTGAGGAAAGTTCAGCTACCAGAAACTCATCTGGAATTTCATAGTCTGGATATCTAGGAAGAGGCTCATTTAATTTCAGCATACATGGAATGAATGAAATTGAACCTGCTTATCACATATGAGGGGTGTGCTCACCATTGGCACTTggggcttcttttttctttttttgagacggagtctcactctgtcacccaggctggggaaatcttggttcactgcaacatccgcctccctggttcaagcgattcttctttttttttttttttttttgagacagagtctcgctgtgctcccaggctggagtgcagtggcgtgatctcggctcactgcaagctccgcctcccgggttcacgccattctcccgcctcagcctcccaagtagctgagactacaggtgcccgccaccacgcccggctagtttttttttttggtatttttagtagagacggggtttcaccatgttagccaggatagtctcgatctcctgacctcgtgatccacctgcctcggcctcccaaagtgctgggattacaggcttgagccaccgtgcccggcctaagcgattcttctgcctcagcctcctgagtagctgggactacaggcatgtgccaccatgccccactaatttttgtatttttagaagagacggggtttcaccatgttggccaggctggtcttgaagtcctgacctcaagtgatccgctcacctcagcctcccaaagtgctgggattacaggcatgagtcaccatgcccagtcagcACTTGGGGCTTCTGATGGTCTCATGACAGCATTGGGAGGAAAGGTGGCCATTTCAACAGCTTTTCCTGGCCCTAACCCACTAGAGAGAAGGGAAGGTAATAGGAATAGTGGGTGAGCAGGggagtttgaatccaggagtGATGTGAATATTGTTGGCAGCCTGAACTGCACAGAGTGGAGCCTCTTGCCCCCTGCCACAGAGGAGATGGTGGCACAGTTGTCTGTGGTGAAGGGCCGCTTCATGGGGGACCCATCATACGAATATGAACACACTGAGCTGCAGAAGGTGAATGAAGGTGAAAAGGTCTTTGAAGAAGAAATAGTGGTGAGTGAAGAGGAGAGCAGGAGGAGGGCCTAAAGGAGAGCCTGGGCTCATCCAGAACCCAGCCCAATAGAAATTATGgcaataggccaggcacggtggctcaagcctgtaatcccagcactttgagaggctgaggcgggcggatcacgaggtcagaaaattgggaccatcctggctaacacagtgaaaaccccatctctactaaaaatacaaaaaattgccgggcgcggtggctcaagcctgtaatcccagcactttgggaggccgagacgggcggatcacgaggtcaggagatctcgaccatcctggcgaacaccgtgaaaccccgtctctactaaaaaatacaaaaaactagccgggcgaggtggcgggcgcctgtagtcccagctactcgggaggctgaggcaggagaatggcgtgaacccgggaggcggagcttgcagtgagctgagatccggccactgcactccagcccgggtgacagggcgagactccgtctcaaaaaaaaaaaaaaaaaaaaaaaaaaNNNNNNNNNNNNNNNNNNNNNNNNNNNNNNNNNNNNNNNNNNNNNNNNNNNNNNNNNNNNNNNNNNNNNNNNNNNNNNNNNNNNNNNNNNNNNNNNNNNNNNNNNNNNNNNNNNNNNNNNNNNNNNNNNNNNNNNNNNNNNNNNNNNNNNNNNNNNNNNNNNNNNNNNNNNNNNNNNNNNNNNNNNNNNNNNNNNNNNNNNNNNNNNNNNNNNNNNNNNNNNNNNNNNNNNNNNNNNNNNNNNNNNNNNNNNNNNNNNNNNNNNNNNNNNNNNNNNNNNNNNNNNNNNNNNNNNNNNNNNNNNNNNNNNNNNNNNNNNNNNNNNNNNNNNNNNNNNNNNNNNNNNNNNNNNNNNNNNNNNNNNNNNNNNNNNNNNNNNNNNNNNNNNNNNNNNNNNNNNttttttttttttttttttttttgagacaggaatctcattgtgttacccaggctggtctcaaactcctgggctcaaataatccttttgcctcagcctcccaagtagctaggagtgcaagcatgagccaccatccctggcgactaatgttattattatctttgtGCCACGTTGGTTATTGAGTACCTGGGTGTGCTAGGCAACATGCTACTGTGCCTATATCATCTCGTTTCATCCTTAAAACCCTATGGAGTTGGTACATTACTTTCCAGGTGGTAGAGAAGAGGACATTCTCCTACCAGTTTAgagagagaggttaagtgatgtgcccaaggccacacagctaccTCCTAAGCAACTGGATAAAGGCAGTGGGTAGGCTCTGGGGTGGGGACTGGGAAGAAGGGGTGCTCTGTGCTGGACTCTGGGGTCAGGGAATGTGCACAGGTTCTTATATTTTAGTATCAGTTTTcatttcacaaaataataaattcgCATGTTCAAAATTCAAAGGTACAAAAAGGAATATAGTAAagtttcctcctctctctgtccaCTAGTCACACAGGTCCTCTATTTAGGGGACATTaactatttcttcttccttccttccttccttccttccttccttccttccttccttccttcctccctccctccctccctccctccctccctcccttccttccttccttcctgttttttgagacggagtcttgctttgtcgctcaggctggagtgcattggcgccatctcagctcactgcaacctccgcctcctgggttcaagcaattctcctgcttcagcctcccaagtagctgggattacaggtgcctaacaccacacccagctaatttttgtatttttagtacagacggggttttaccatgttggccaggctgggctcgaactcccgacctcaggtgatccaactgcctcaggctcccaaagtgttgtgattacaggcatgagccaccgcacctggtctgaCGTTAACTAttttgcatgtgcatatgtgtgtacatatgtgtatgtgtgtgtctaaatTTTTCTGCTCCAAGTAGAGTCTGGATCAGAAGCTTCACCATGTCCTAAGAGTTAGAAATGTAGGATCTTGGGCCCCAGCATCAGGtatctgcctttaaaaaaaaatcccctgggcattggctgggcactgtggctcacacctgtaatcccagcactttgggaggccaaggcgggcagatcacgaggtcaggagatcgagaccatcctggctaacacggtgaaaccccgtctctactaaaaatacaaaaaattagccgggcgtggtggcgggcgcctgtagtcccagctactcgggaggatgaggcaggagaatggcgtgaacccgggaggcggagcttgcagtaaacctagatcgcaccactgcactccagcctgggtgacaaagcgagactccgtctcagaaaaaaaaaaaaaatcccctgggCATTTGAATTCACATTAAATTTCCAGTTGCTGCTTCTGGAGACAGTTCATGCAAGTATAAGCCTCAACAAACACCATACCTATACATATTCTCTTTTTACCttaacaaaactaaataaaacaaaacatggcaGTAAGTTATACACATGATTCTGAACCTTGCTTTTTTTCACCTAACAATATATTTTGGAGATCTTTCTATATCAGTGTCTTAAAGAGccttcccattcttttttttttgagatggagtctcgctatcacacccaggctggagtgcaatggcgcgatcttggctcaccgcagcctctgcctcccgggttcaagtgattctcctgcctcagtctcccaagtagctgggattacaggcacctggcacctcacctggctaattttgtatttttagtagagatggagtttctacatgttgatcaggctggtctcaaactcccgacctcaggtgatctgcccacctcagcctcccaaagtgctgggattacaggtgtgaaccaccgcacccagccatgagcctcagttttattatcatttttctgtaaaattgagataattttatttgctttgcaGGCTTGTGTGGATTAAATAAGGTGACATATTTAAAGACCCTGGCCTCAGCACTTGTTAAAGCTTAGTTTctacctttcttttgtaaaccaTTCAGGTAGGCCGCCCATGGCAAATAGGTGGCTCCGTGACTCTCTGGGGGCCTCTGTTGACATGCATTCTCTGTCGAGCTCTTCCACAAAATCTCTATGAAATCCTTTTGTTCAGGGTTGCCCTAGATAGAAATTGTAACTAAATTTCATCTGTGTAAAAATGGTATGATATGGGGAAATGCTTGCAAAATAATGTTAAACTGAAGAGAAGGATATGAAACAATATAAACTGTGActctaattttgctttaaatatatgcatagaGGGCTGGCCGctgtggctcaccctgtaatcctagcactttgaaggctgaggcaggcagactgcttgagcccaggagttggagatcagcctgggcaacatggagaaaccctgtccctaccaaaaatacaaaaattgaccaggcatagtggctcacacctgtaatcccagcagtctgggaggccaaggtgggtggatcacctgaggtcaggagttcaagaccagcctggccaacatggtgaaactctgtctctactaaaaatacaaaaattagctgggtgcggtggtgcactcctgtagtcccagctactcaggaggctgaggcaggagaatcacttgaacccaggaggtagagattgcagtgagctgagatcactgcactgcactccatcctgggtgacagagcaagactcggtctcaaaaataaataaataaataataataaaaaacagaaattcgccaggtgtggtgacatgtgcttgtactcccagctactcgggaggctgaggtgggaggatcatctgagcctgggaagttgaggctgcagtgagccatgattgcgccactgcactccagcctaggtgacagagtgagaccctgtctcaaaacaaaaacaaagacaaaacaacaacaacaacaacaaaacacaaagaaagtatACCAATATGTTATCAGTGATTATCTTTAGGAGGTAGGGTTATGAGTGGTTTTAATTCTCTTTGGTATGTCTTTCTGTATTGTCCAAATATTCTACAGTGAGCAtgattacttttatattttaagaaggcAAAATAAGCAACATTTAAATATGCTGATAGGATGGTATGCCTCTGGAAGAGTACACGAGAAACCTTCAATGATGGTTGTCCCCAGTGAGGGCAACTAGGGGATCAGAGACGGGGGTGAGagaaagactgatttttttttttgtagttttgaatATCATACCACCTGTATGTATTacgaattaaaaaataaataaaaagagaggaagaaaatcttGATAGGAAGGAAGGTGAGGGCTTGCCCAGAGTGATCTGCGTGGCTCTGGTGTCCACTACACTGTGGTGGTGCAGGTGAGATGACCATGCAGAGGGACCTTGTGCCGGGGTGGATGGGCACAGTGCCCTGGCAGGGGGGGCTCCTCTCCTGTCTCCTCAGGTCCAAATCAAGGAAGAGACCCGCTTGGTGTCTGTCATTGACCAGATTGACAAGGCTGTGGCCATCATCCCCCGAGGCGCCCTCTTCAAGACACCTTTTGGACCCACCCATGTCAATCGGACCTTTGAAGGTAAGTTCTCTGGGGCCCTTCTCAAGGGCTGGGGGGTGTCTTTTCCCAAGCACAATAAAACATATGTCTGGGAGTCCAGTGGGGGTACTTACACACTTTATCAGAGAAGAAGTAGCTGTGACCTTATCACCTGGAAGGGTATGCCCAGTGACCTGGCACCAGTGGTCAGTATGGGCTCCCCAGTCAGTGGTCCCTGACTCTCTTCAGCCTGAGGAGTGGGAGAGCATGTAGTCCCTTGGTCCCAGGGCTTTACATGGGTCTGGGCCTTTTCCTATCT comes from Theropithecus gelada isolate Dixy chromosome 4, Tgel_1.0, whole genome shotgun sequence and encodes:
- the RSPH9 gene encoding radial spoke head protein 9 homolog gives rise to the protein MDADSLLLSLELASGSGQGLSPDRRASLLTSLMLVKRDYRYDRVLFWGRILGLVADYYIAQGLSEDQLAPRKTLYSLNCTEWSLLPPATEEMVAQLSVVKGRFMGDPSYEYEHTELQKVNEGEKVFEEEIVVQIKEETRLVSVIDQIDKAVAIIPRGALFKTPFGPTHVNRTFEGLSLSEAKKLSSYFHFREPVELKNKTLLEKADLDPSLDFMDSLEHDIPKGSWSIQMERGNALVVLRSLLWPGLTFYHAPRTKHYGYIYVGTGEKNMDLPFML